The Carassius gibelio isolate Cgi1373 ecotype wild population from Czech Republic chromosome B5, carGib1.2-hapl.c, whole genome shotgun sequence genome segment aaatatttggaaagtattaatatttattatatgacAGTATTGTGACTTATTCTATTCACTATGGTGCTGTAATGTtagatgcatttattatttatttttataatttttaacatttaactgaaatctttatttttttttaaatgtatttatttaattttcacacagttTTTCTCTAATCTTTTCTACAGATTTCCCAGCATCCAAGGGTCCCCTGACCCCACTTTAAAAACCCTGTACATTgcttacattcatgcatttagcagacgtacTAATGTTACTGTACTAATGTACTAACTGTACTAATGTTAATTATTAAACTGGATAGAAGGAAAAGGCATTACATACATGTCTTGCTTGCCTGATCGTCCACAGGGTAACTTGCCCTTTTTATACAGGAAGTAGAAgacactgcccaggatggccagCAACAGGATGCTGACAATAATCACCACAATAATCACTCCACTATTATCAACTagagagagagaacaacacaTGTCAACATTGGCATGACTGACTGATATATAATAACCAATGAAGTATTAGCATTTCAACAAGACACAATTAATTCATGCTGAAATGCAATTAACATGCTTTCAGGCAAAATACAGAAGTGAAATACCATACTAAATCACAAAAAGAGCACTGAAGGACACATTACACTGCACTTTTTAACAAAGACAGCAACATTTGCATTCAAAACGCACGTAACATGACAAGGACGCATGCCCTTGTATATGAAATGAGTTTGGTATGAAACATATAATGAGTGTTTCAGTAAAATGAAATGAGACTCATATTCCTCAGAgtcaaataatgaaaattaagGTGCGTTGTCAAATGctataaataaacacagagaGACGACAAACAATTGTCTGGGAATGAATTTTATGAGTTAAATCTACTCAATAAAAACAGCAGGCCGCCACCACAATCTTCACCATAACAGTTTAACAGTCTCAGTTGCAGCCCAGCACTTcaaaacatttgttaaaatattcgCATAGAACTAATTATACATTCATCTTGGAAAAACATTCTGCGCTGTATCTGAAGTAATGTCTGCTTCAATTTtcgcttgcttttttttttgctctatgaCTTTTCTTCACACGGAATTTGAAATATGCCCAGAGGCCGACACGAAGAGCCAAGCTAACCGAGCTGCTGCGGAGGCTTCGCCATATCAAACCCATGAATTATTCATGAACATTAGATGATCTTTCATTGTTTGTAAGGGTTGGATTTTGCAGGGATGAATGGACTGGGTGTTGATTTAAAACATACTATCATTTCTAACAGACAAATAGAGAGACAGAAAAGGGGGAACAAAAAGTTACCTGAAGTTTTTCTAGCTGTTGGAGTCTGGGGGAATGGAACTGGGAGAAAACAACAGACGACATTAGCATTTTTGATTCCAAACAATCAATATTCAAACATATCCTATTCATTTAAAAgttcaaaatgaattaaatggttaaaattatataataaatctgATGATGATATATGTCCTTGTAAAATAAAGACATTACAACAGTACACTTTCataaaactattaagcagcacaaccggttttaacactgataataatacaatgatttctgaaggataatgaagactggagaaataatgctggaaattcagctttaccatcacaggaataaattacattaaaaacagttattttaaatataaacaatatttcacaatattcctgtatttaatgtatttttttatcaaataaatatagccttcGTGAGCCTAAGTGACTCAAgtggcattaaaaaaattatctgacaAAACATttgaagaataaattaaaatgtaacacaaaaaaataaaaataaatgcatatatgaatagtaaattaaatatgatcaatttcatactttattgtaaaataaataatgtataaaatagtgctgtcaatcgattaaaaaaaattaataatcgcacatttttctgaaattaatcgcaattattcatgattaattccacctaataatataattttttcattgcAATAAATTCACATTCAATCCTATGATAAATGtacaaacaaaataaagacagtttatttttatatttgtttaatggcatctttttcTATGACTGAAGGCCAGTATCATCTCTGTCTCCAGTTTGATGTGGTTATAAAGACGtgattaaaaaacacaaattaaaaaatgtgttttacagagagagagagagagagagaaaataatagtGATGAATAATCATTACtattatacaatttattattaatgatcAACTGGATGTCCTGATTTGTAGTGGAAATAAGGAAATTCGCCTCTTACTGCTCCTGATGCTGTAAGTCTTGGTCTCTATTCCGAAGTCGTTTGTTGAATTGCAGACAGCAACAGTGTCAGTGGTGACCTTAAGCATCACAACGCTGTAGACTTGATCCTCCATTTCTCCTTTAACAACCTCACGCCAGCTCTGagactacaacacacacacacaagacaaaagCGTCAATCCACGGCTCAGTGTAACATAAGCAGAGGGCTGAGAGGAAATCAGTGTCACCTGACTGCCGGTGATGCTCCAGGTGATGACGGGTCTGGGGTAACCTCTCACCTCACAGCTCAAATTCACCCAACCCCCTACCTTCTCCGTCAGCTCAATCTCTCTCTCCGCATCCTTCATCTGAGGCGCGCCTGGAGGAACATATCCAGTAACAATTTGAACTAAATATATGCTCTTCTGCTGAGTTTCAGCCGTTTTTTAACACTTGATGCGCTCTTCCTCACCCTGTACGATGATATGGACAAAACCGCTGGTCAGCAGGCCTGGAAGAGACGGTACAGTCACCTCACAGTCATATTGTCCAGCTGTGTCAAACGTGGCATCCTGCAGCTGCATTATGTGTCCTCTCCCAACCTCAACCCCGTCCTACACAAACAAACGTGTACAAACAAATTTGGTAAGGAACGGATGGGGTGAGAAGAAGCTCTAAACAGAATGTGGAAGACCAAACTAATGTGTCTAGACTGTGAATCACACTGCAGTGTTACCTTAAACCACACAGTGGAGGTCTCTAAAGACGACAGGGCATTGCAGGTGGCTGTCAGACTCTCTCCTTTCAGCATAACCTCCGAGTCTTTGGGCACCACCACAGCTGGGTCCAGATCTGAGCACACACATTAAGCTCAATAATTCAGAGTAAAAGCCTCGCTGTGAGCTTGACTTGAATTATATCTGCTTCATTtaatgaaagtgagtaaatgatgacagaattgttattCTGGGGTGAAGTATTGCTTTCATATTGCTTAAGCAAAACAGAATCTTTCTTGCTTTCACATTCtttaaatttttacaattaaaatgattGAATTTATTACAGTTTCTGTATTTTGCAAAATAGCAAATGTGGAACAAAGCAGGCCTAGTGACTTTTTTGGGGATTTGAATTACTTGGGATTGGAAAAAAGtatctgcaaaataaataaatagactctAACAGTCGGtatgatgtttttattgtttttgtttttttgtctattatgctcaccaaggctgcatttatttgtacagtatttttctggatgaatagaaagctcaaaagagcagcatacatttgaaatagaaacagaaCTAGATTTTAATTATTCAACATTATTAGGTGTCAGCATATTTGGCAACAATGATGATTAGATCACAGTGGTTCCTGGAATGCATTTTCTTTACTAGTTTCCAAATCTGTGTAAAAATGAGAAGTTGGAAGTTGAACTCACAGTTCACAGTGAGCTGAAGGGTGTCCAGCACCTCGTCATGGTTCACAGCATCCAAGCCCAGAGAGTGACATTCATACACACCACTATCTGCCCGAGACACTTCCTTCAGGACCAGCAGCCCCTGAGAGGAATCCAGCTCCACGTCTGACTGTTATGATGGAAGTCACTCTGTTAGTCTGTTCATGGAATTTGATTTAAGTTTGAAGAAAAACCAcgtaaatctctctctcttttacgcTGAGTTAATTACAAAATAACACATAGTGAATCATGCCTCAGATAGCTGTAAAGATGTGAGGATCATTAAAACTACataacaactgtttttttttttgtccaaaaacCACAAGCGATATTATACGGTGAGTAAGATTATGATACAATCCCTTTATgttttttgaatgaaaaaaaaaatttttagtcACTAAACTAAACATTCAACAGCTCTATTTAGCAGTCATTCTATAGCAGTGTTTTCCCACTGTGGTCTAGCCTtcaccagtgttgttattgttcattaaaaataagaccaaaaaaaattatttttgttaaatgaaataaagcttaaataaaatacaatatgaatataaatactaGACGAAAAAATGTTGctttgaaaataaaacacaaagcaacaaataaaaaaagatttaaaaaatttgaCTAAATGATTTCTGGACTAATTAGTGTTCATTTTCTCACTTCAGTAGTGTAACATTATTAAACACTGACATTTATGTATGTAGGGGGTTTAGTCTAAATTGTTTTAGCTAGGAAACAATCTAAGGTTTATTAGCTAATTAGTTAGTTATTtcagtaaaataagaaaaaaagcaatttggcaCTTTTATAGACTGGCTTTTTTAGCATGGATTGGAAAatacttttttctctttttttgcgcCATTTAAAACTGCAGGTAGTTGTTTTGAGATCATTAGTACTTCTCTGGTTTCTGCTTTAATTCTGCCATCTGAAACATTTGAAATCCACTGTTGTCATTTTGTCATATTGTCATTAAAACAAATGCTTATTAAACACTTAAAGCTGCAAATCAGTAACGGTACTGTTCACTCTGAGCATATCAAGCACATTGTCTGGGCCAGACATCTACTATGTCTGCTTCTCCTCAATGGTTTACAGCCtcccattcagaaaaaaaaaaacggatccaaataaaagagaaaaagaggcTATTCTCACTTGTTCTCGGTTGAAAATGATGGGTGCTGGGGGGTTCCCATCGCCTTGACAACGGAGCTCCACTGTGTCCCCCTCTTTGACCAAGCCCTCGGGCGATTCTTTCCATATCTCCACGCTGGTCGTGGGGTCTATATGACATATGCACATACACAAAGAGCAAGGGGCCATGAATCTTATTTCATTCAAATGTATCATGCTAAGGCAACATAATTCTCATATTCAGTCATTTAGTCAGTGCTGACAAAGCATAGACCCTTGTAGGTGTGTCATCGTTCTATTTTTATCAGTGTGGTACAAAAtaatcctatttaaatcaatgtgactTGAGTCAAAAGTAAAACAGTCAAAAAAGTAGCATTTCAAATGTGTAATCTAATAATTTACGCTGCTAATTTACATCATGTAATCTTTAAGGGGTAAATGGCTACAATTTGGAAGTAATTTACACAGCACTCTGTAATATTCTAAAGctatgtgaaatataaaaaacataaaacaaaaccaTGTCAGATCTAATGTGATCTT includes the following:
- the LOC127958641 gene encoding cell surface glycoprotein MUC18-like isoform X2 — translated: MDNSRSMAMTNTSLLLFVLQMCALAWQAWALVDLRMEDTVEVYMDESAEIPCLYNFTEQPMMVMIQWFVEREGHRVRISFSDLTMQKVDEDTSYSDRISVQSNSDGETLTIQDVKLSDEREFFCQVSGLSAGSAEGKTLLKVFDPPEPPVIEGVLSGVSVSGESPAKVASCETREGFPKPNITWYRDHIPIHPTSGLANMVTLLTKESSGLYTVQSELHYKVTKEDKDAHFSCEVSYFVPGAVRTSESKGINITVHYPTTSVEIWKESPEGLVKEGDTVELRCQGDGNPPAPIIFNREQSDVELDSSQGLLVLKEVSRADSGVYECHSLGLDAVNHDEVLDTLQLTVNYLDPAVVVPKDSEVMLKGESLTATCNALSSLETSTVWFKDGVEVGRGHIMQLQDATFDTAGQYDCEVTVPSLPGLLTSGFVHIIVQGAPQMKDAEREIELTEKVGGWVNLSCEVRGYPRPVITWSITGSQSQSWREVVKGEMEDQVYSVVMLKVTTDTVAVCNSTNDFGIETKTYSIRSIPFPQTPTARKTSVDNSGVIIVVIIVSILLLAILGSVFYFLYKKGKLPCGRSGKQDIINAYSTKEKTNKDDIVVEMKAKKIEESVLLKGVNGEQKPPNDQNSTLSS
- the LOC127958641 gene encoding cell surface glycoprotein MUC18-like isoform X4, which encodes MDNSRSMAMTNTSLLLFVLQMCALAWQAWALVDLRMEDTVEVYMDESAEIPCLYNFTEQPMMVMIQWFVEREGHRVRISFSDLTMQKVDEDTSYSDRISVQSNSDGETLTIQDVKLSDEREFFCQVSGLSAGSAEGKTLLKVFDPPEPPVIEGVLSGVSVSGESPAKVASCETREGFPKPNITWYRDHIPIHPTSGLANMVTLLTKESSGLYTVQSELHYKVTKEDKDAHFSCEVSYFVPGAVRTSESKGINITVHYPTTSVEIWKESPEGLVKEGDTVELRCQGDGNPPAPIIFNREQSDVELDSSQGLLVLKEVSRADSGVYECHSLGLDAVNHDEVLDTLQLTVNYLDPAVVVPKDSEVMLKGESLTATCNALSSLETSTVWFKDGVEVGRGHIMQLQDATFDTAGQYDCEVTVPSLPGLLTSGFVHIIVQGAPQMKDAEREIELTEKVGGWVNLSCEVRGYPRPVITWSITGSQSQSWREVVKGEMEDQVYSVVMLKVTTDTVAVCNSTNDFGIETKTYSIRSIPFPQTPTARKTSVDNSGVIIVVIIVSILLLAILGSVFYFLYKKGKLPCGRSGKQDITKEKTNKDDIVVEMKAKKIEESVLLKGVNGEQKPPNDQNSTLSS
- the LOC127958641 gene encoding cell surface glycoprotein MUC18-like isoform X3 codes for the protein MDNSRSMAMTNTSLLLFVLQMCALAWQAWALVDLRMEDTVEVYMDESAEIPCLYNFTEQPMMVMIQWFVQEREGHRVRISFSDLTMQKVDEDTSYSDRISVQSNSDGETLTIQDVKLSDEREFFCQVSGLSAGSAEGKTLLKVFDPPEPPVIEGVLSGVSVSGESPAKVASCETREGFPKPNITWYRDHIPIHPTSGLANMVTLLTKESSGLYTVQSELHYKVTKEDKDAHFSCEVSYFVPGAVRTSESKGINITVHYPTTSVEIWKESPEGLVKEGDTVELRCQGDGNPPAPIIFNREQSDVELDSSQGLLVLKEVSRADSGVYECHSLGLDAVNHDEVLDTLQLTVNYLDPAVVVPKDSEVMLKGESLTATCNALSSLETSTVWFKDGVEVGRGHIMQLQDATFDTAGQYDCEVTVPSLPGLLTSGFVHIIVQGAPQMKDAEREIELTEKVGGWVNLSCEVRGYPRPVITWSITGSQSQSWREVVKGEMEDQVYSVVMLKVTTDTVAVCNSTNDFGIETKTYSIRSIPFPQTPTARKTSVDNSGVIIVVIIVSILLLAILGSVFYFLYKKGKLPCGRSGKQDITKEKTNKDDIVVEMKAKKIEESVLLKGVNGEQKPPNDQNSTLSS
- the LOC127958641 gene encoding cell surface glycoprotein MUC18-like isoform X1 — encoded protein: MDNSRSMAMTNTSLLLFVLQMCALAWQAWALVDLRMEDTVEVYMDESAEIPCLYNFTEQPMMVMIQWFVQEREGHRVRISFSDLTMQKVDEDTSYSDRISVQSNSDGETLTIQDVKLSDEREFFCQVSGLSAGSAEGKTLLKVFDPPEPPVIEGVLSGVSVSGESPAKVASCETREGFPKPNITWYRDHIPIHPTSGLANMVTLLTKESSGLYTVQSELHYKVTKEDKDAHFSCEVSYFVPGAVRTSESKGINITVHYPTTSVEIWKESPEGLVKEGDTVELRCQGDGNPPAPIIFNREQSDVELDSSQGLLVLKEVSRADSGVYECHSLGLDAVNHDEVLDTLQLTVNYLDPAVVVPKDSEVMLKGESLTATCNALSSLETSTVWFKDGVEVGRGHIMQLQDATFDTAGQYDCEVTVPSLPGLLTSGFVHIIVQGAPQMKDAEREIELTEKVGGWVNLSCEVRGYPRPVITWSITGSQSQSWREVVKGEMEDQVYSVVMLKVTTDTVAVCNSTNDFGIETKTYSIRSIPFPQTPTARKTSVDNSGVIIVVIIVSILLLAILGSVFYFLYKKGKLPCGRSGKQDIINAYSTKEKTNKDDIVVEMKAKKIEESVLLKGVNGEQKPPNDQNSTLSS
- the LOC127958641 gene encoding cell surface glycoprotein MUC18-like isoform X5, coding for MDNSRSMAMTNTSLLLFVLQMCALAWQAWALVDLRMEDTVEVYMDESAEIPCLYNFTEQPMMVMIQWFVQEREGHRVRISFSDLTMQKVDEDTSYSDRISVQSNSDGETLTIQDVKLSDEREFFCQVSGLSAGSAEGKTLLKVFDPPEPPVIEGVLSGVSVSGESPAKVASCETREGFPKPNITWYRDHIPIHPTSGLANMVTLLTKESSGLYTVQSELHYKVTKEDKDAHFSCEVSYFVPGAVRTSESKGINITVHYPTTSVEIWKESPEGLVKEGDTVELRCQGDGNPPAPIIFNREQSDVELDSSQGLLVLKEVSRADSGVYECHSLGLDAVNHDEVLDTLQLTVNYLDPAVVVPKDSEVMLKGESLTATCNALSSLETSTVWFKDGVEVGRGHIMQLQDATFDTAGQYDCEVTVPSLPGLLTSGFVHIIVQGAPQMKDAEREIELTEKVGGWVNLSCEVRGYPRPVITWSITGSQSQSWREVVKGEMEDQVYSVVMLKVTTDTVAVCNSTNDFGIETKTYSIRSIPFPQTPTARKTSAFDNAP